The genomic DNA GAGTACTATCTTCGTTTTGTTCTTCTTGGCTATTTGCTGGAAAGTTTTGCTGTTCACGTGTTGCATTGTTCATTGATGACTGTATACGTTCATTCAAGGTTTCGTGATATTGCCTCCCTACTGGATTATTGCCAAAAAGTTTTGTATATGACGGAGGCTGAgtagtattttcattttcttcttcttGGCCGTTTGTTAAATTCCTTCCACTTAGGGTATTATGATATTGTCTATTTTCCACTGGGTTATCGCCAAATAGCGCAGTATATGATGGAAGCAGATCTTCTTGGTTTGTCTGTGTCATAATTTCGCTGTCTGTTTCAGTTACAGCAGTAGATGAGACAGTGTACAGACCTTGGTCTTGTGCTGAAGTATCCTGTGAGAGAGGGTATGAAGTTTGGTCACGTGATAGAAAATCGTCATGACGCACTACAGTGTTTTGAATTCCTTCCTGGTGAGAATCTAGATTCTGAAATAAAAGATAGCTGtacaagtttatataaaatttatctaTATTCAGTAAGAAATATAcgttcaaaagtttaaaaatcatcGATACTTCTGTGTGAACACTTTTACAAAATTGCAGATGAAAATACGCCTAGGAAACGCTGGCTGATCGTTCAGAGTTGAGATTAGAGAGCGTAAAAATGACAGATTTATGTCTtaagatttgggtttaaataaaagaaaatctcaaaaacaacaaaataagaaaaatgctAATCCATATTGCGACGTAACTAAGTTTAGACTTAATACTTATCAACTCAAACAAAAACGCTACCTTATCAATTGGTTCACGAAATACCATGTTAAACAAATGTTCTTAGTACATAAATGTTTACAAACTTGCTGTTAACAGTTGTTAGCTTATAGGACCTCAACTACATGCTGATAAATGTAGATACCTCGATCGCATAATCATAAGTATGTAATTTTGAAGTaagatttcttttgaaaattaaaataatttgaattaaaatatcaAGAATATTGTATCCAATTTCCCCAAGTAGTTTTAAGCTCAACGATTTTCTTTGCAAGTAAAAAGGTAAACGTATATTCATTGATGATGAGATATATGAAGCGGAAACGTCGGGCAACcaggtttgtttttgtttgtttggtttgggtttaacgccatttttcaacagtattctaGTTATGTAACCTATCCAGTGTTCATGGAATCTGTTCCAGTACACTGTTCTTCGTAAGTAACTGCCAgccttcccacatgaatcagttgtggatgacgaatgatttcagacacaccgTCTTTTATCGAATCGACACGGAGAACGTACGACCCGCGCTCCGTGGATCCGCgctgtccctattgagctaaacgggGGAGTACTTCTAGCTTGTAGtctgatataattatgttaaattggatcatatttaatttccttttgatGAGCTTGTTTTATTATTCTCTAAACAGTAACATAACTCACCAGAACTTTTTTACATTCATGTCTCCTTCTGTAAATACAATACACCATTAGGATGATTAAAAACGTTCCACTGGCAAGGGAACCAATTACTATTCCAACAATTGCGCCCGTGCCAAGATTACAACCGGAACCATCACCGCACGAGTCATAGCCATTACACGCGAGGTCTTCATCTATACATCGAGAGTTGACACATTCATGGGCATAACGTGGACATGTGTCTaacgaaatgaaatgaaagtacGAGTATGCATAATGTTAAAATTTGGAGACATAAAATCGTATCTATTACACGAACTTATGTGAAATTCCTACAGGATTtttgcagtgaaaaatatcagataTCTTTGTTTCATAGCATTCAACACAAAATGGTTACAAATTGGTTAAACAATTGAAAAGATATGTGTTTGTCTTTACATGAATGATTAAAATATCAAATCACTCTTGAACACCAGACTTTACATATGCATTGCCACACCTctcgtgaaaatatttcatatgatgTACGCTATGTTTTCTTACACTGAACCGAACAAATACCATCTATATGTATTTAATATTCTTCGATCTTGCAAGACTTTATTAAAAGCTTTGTTATTAAAAGTTCCCCTATTGTTCCCTATTATCAAGCATTGTATATTCGAAGTCAATAAAACCCCGCTACTTACCTTCTCTGAAAGCTGTAATGATTACTGAAAAGACGTCTAAGATCTGCTGACCCTTTCGAgggatatattttatttttaaaaacctaGTGTCCACTGTAAACACACCTTCGGGTTTGTTTAGTCCACAGACGTCATGCTCTAATCCTGAAAATAATATAAAGGAATGATGAGTAGttacatttattgtaaataaatctGTTTATCCCTTGCCCTGCcatttttctaaaatggactggtccatttttcaatttgggcaataccatttgttatttgaagggatgttcactaaaaatttactgactgaacagcgaacagtgcaaaaccatgataagactgcacggatctgcagactgatcttggtctacacttgtcgcaaaagCAAAACCACTTGCTACCAAATGCATTCTAAGATAAATGATAACAGAATATTCCAATGAAGATGTATTCGTCTTTTAACCATAACAACTGGATAATAATACACTCATGGTGATATGTCACAAAAAAGTGATAATCAAACTAAGGTATTGTGATATATCGACGTGATTGCATGTACATTTTAACACTAAAAACTGTTGCAATGTCACATGTATCCTTCACATTTGCGAGTGTATTATAATGGGACAAAAGTGACGAGCACAGCCAAACTGCGAGTTGAAACTTCCCTGTGTAAACCACACTGAGCAGGTTTAAGacatgtttaagaaaaaaaaaacattcgacataattaaaacaattttaacagaAGACTATTCATAGATACGTATATGCAAggtttcatattttgaaaaagaaaatctcCAAAAATCAAAAGCTCTGTGCTTTTACTTTTTTGTAACCTTTTGTTTTGATAAATCGTTTGATCTGATTAACCTGCTTCTGCTTTTGTCTACaactttaaaagtatttctaacgtttaaatttgaaaataccaAAGTACCCGCTTTGAAATGTAACGGATTGTTTATGTTTCAACATAAGTCGAACTTCGTTTACTCCAACCCGGATAATTCGAACGTCACCCACACTTGGTCACGTCGTCATGTCCCAGCAAAGTCGCTATATATTAAAAGTATAATTTTCGATGGCTCGAACTATTGATAACTCGAACAATTTTTGCCGGTCTCGAAGTTCGACCATACTAAGTATTATACATGCTTATTCAATATTTTAGCAGGATTGAAACGTATgtgtaaataattttgtttaatgcTCTCCTGTTGTCGTAATAATTTACACAatccacgtttttttttttcagctttgaaTTTTATAAATGAGAAATTCTAAGCGTACAATGAAATAGCCAAACACAAAAAGTGTGATCTTTTAAGCATTTTTGCGAATCTGCATGAACAAAACAGCCTTACCCGTTACTCTCGTGTCTTTGTTCTGAACAACGAAAAATTCAAGATGACCTTCGCTACAATCTAGGTTCAGATTTTCAAAATTGAACATAAGTTTGTGATAGGTGTTGTACCAagcttctatttttagctcacaagaTCCACTGCCTTGATATGATGATCTTCGGCGGTCGTATATATTGTCGTCGTTCAGTTCCATCTTGACACCTTCTCACTAACCATACTAAGTTTGGAATTGCAGTACATGTCGTTGTTCATGAAATCTGCCGATTAAAAAACAGTGACTTGAAATtgattttctttctattttcttttaaacataaaGTGGTAAGAATTGTTTGCAAAATTGACGTGGACAACGTTGTCAAATATTCGCAGACATTCTCCGCGCAGAATTATTGACAAACAATCATCCCTGCTTTTCAACCCCACCAGGTCAAGTTCGGGCAAAATGAATCTGAAGCCGACAAAAAACAGCCGGATATTGGCCGACATACAGTGTCACTGGCATACCAAAAGGGCTTCTACCACTCAAAAGGGAGTCCAACCCACTAGAGTTCATGTGGATTGACTCAGAAAGCGAAACTTAGCGACCATATCTGGGACCACAGTCAGTGTCCAAGTTTGTTCATCGGTCGTCCATGATGATCACGggtataacaaatataacaaaaaaattgattggctgactaactcgtgggaatgagatagctatgtcgtgggaacgagatagtaAGTCGTTCCCACGACAAAGCTaactcgttcccacgagttagtaagtcgttccctcgaCATAGCTAGCATGCACTACTCTTATTTTATtgcactattctttttttttgtattacactACTTTTTTTATTGCCCTACTCCTTTTTTTAatgcaattcttttttttaatcgctcttctctctttttttatgtcattcccacgacttagtaactcgttaccacgacatactaagtcgttccctcgagttagtatctcgtgggaacaagataaaaaagagaagtgcaattgaaaaaaagagtagtgcatgtcacCTCTGCGCCACCGTACATATAAGACCAAGTCTTTCAGCATGATTTTGAAACTTTTCTGAAACATCTGATTCAATTTCCATGTAGTCCATTGAGCCGCACTACGAGAAAAATAGCATACTGCATTTGCAATAgcctttgaaagtgaacagcatggatcctaaccagactgcgcggtctggatccatgctgatcgcaaatgcactatgttagttttctcatggttcgGCTCATTTGCGGATAGTCTACCTTATTGATAGAAAAATAATCCCCTATTGTAATCGGATTAATACTTCAACAATTTTTCTGACCGTAATATagttataaaatacatgtatgagatcagaaaatgttttacgTCTAGTATAAAAATCCACATCCACTATTTAAGCTAAAATTTAGACATGTTATCTGTACCATATCAcacacaaaatataaaaacaagaaaaaaactctttttGGACAGTATTTACGTTCAAATTTGAAATTACAGTGAAATGACTTATCTcagtatggcatgtcaaacgttgctaagtttgttattgttattcaatgtcttgtcattcatattctaaaagtcattattgttattctatatttcgctattcttattgtatcttttatattgttattcaatgtcgtgtcattcatattctaagtaataccattgttattgtatatgtccttattcttattgtatgttcgatattcttatggtaaaagttatcattgttgttcaatatctgacaattctatttacaaaacgtgccattcttattctatgttatgtgattgtataatttgtatagcgtcgctgtgctatttatatcacgtgtgctatttatatcgcgggaaatcccacatacaataagaatatcaagcttacaaaacaataatgaatatacaacaacgataacgtcttttacaataagaatatcgaacatacaataagaataacgacatatagaataacaatggtaacacttagaatatgaatggcacgacattgaataaaaataacaaacatactataataataacatacatatataatttagcaacgtttgacatgccatatctCGAAGTGTTTCACCATATATTTAGTTCATTGTCTTTTTTAACTGGTATCATACAGGTGCGTAGATAATGTAAATGCCAGTATACAGGGGTATTATTTGTTTCATTGACTGGTCTCTAGTACTATGCGTAGGATACTAGTACGTGAATAACTACGTTTTCTATGCATGCATCAGTTACCGTGAATTTATCCACCCCTAATGTACCTTTATGTTTATTTCGCGATTTGAATGCATATTGATCCAGACCGCTGTATCTTGTTACTTGATATAGCTAGCCTACCTGTGTAAACAGTATCATATTTTCTGATAAGGTAGTTTAAAATGGAGTCTACTGTTGTGAATTTTACCAGAGCAATAAAGCAAAAGGGAATATTATCTATAATTGGAATATTGTTGTTCGCTTTAAATGGAGCATGTGatggatgtaagatatttccaaTATATTGATAAGagttatttatgtataatatgtattGCTAAAACTAGTCACTATAATGTTTAAATTGAATAATCCATGCTGTTTTGGCGTGCGCTTTTCTGTCTAAGTACCACATAAACAATCTTaccgagggttcaacgcaataagggcgtatctacatataataatcatatgtagatacgcccttattgcgttgaaccctcgtaaCATGATGACAGACGTCCAAACAGTAAGCTGAAGGATTATTTAGCACAAGTCGATAAAAGGTATTCGTCCATAACGAGCCATAGGTCATATAGTTGATTTTATATTGgctttaatatttcattataacacacacaaaaaaataacacGCTAATTTACATCATATGTGACCAGAAGGACAGCAATCTAGGAATTTTTGCTTGAACTAAGGTGGGGATTCTGTTTTTGGCAGAAGCATAAACTTTAGATATTTTACCTACCTTTTGATACATATTATCCTTTGTAACACGTTTATGACAACCCCGTGTAAAATTTGCACTGAACATCTACAAACTACACAGGCCCGAATGAATTTATTCAACTGATTTGAAATGTTTGCGAGGTATGCAAGTCTAATATGTTTTATACGATGCATTTGTATATGCTAGATGACATGGAAAACTACTGTGGCAAAGAGTTTAGTTTCATCTTGAAGGACGAATACCAGATAAAGCTCGAACTAAATGACATGTACATTTATGATAACACTGACGACTACACATACCCGAGAAGAGGATACTGTGAGACCAAGTTCGAAGCCTGGTATTCAACCTATTCCAATCTCATGTTCTATTTTGAAGATCTAGACCTCGATTGCGATAAAGGCCATCTCGAGTTTTACACTGATGATAGTGGTTATATACGTGTGCCGGGTAAGACAGTTTAAGTTTTTCTTGGAGAATAGATAAAGATTCACTTAGTGCCATTATGCCCATTTTTAGAAGCATTATGGTTAAACTGCGGTATATAAATAACCATAATTTGATTTCTGTATGTTGCTGATTTGTTATCACGGCATctattaatttattaataaactGGATTTTGTTGGGCATGTTTAGTGGAAACATATTTTTTACGAGAATACAAGAATGCTTTTTGAAAAGTCATAACAAAATATTCCTGCTGCAATTTATGACACTTATCCAACTGTTTCAGGCTTGGAGAGAGACATTTGTGGGTACGACAAACCACAGGGTGTATTTACTGTGGACAAACGGTATATCCGAATAAAATACGTCCCTAAAAGTAGCCAGTACATTAGTGATATattttccattataattacaatatatGGGGATGGTAAGTACATAGCCTTCCTATATTCCTTACCTTTGCATATTGTTTATTATGTTTAGTAAAAGGAAGTGTTTACTTTAGTAGTGGATGTCATATTTTTGCTTCTCATATTACATTAAATTGTACTAGATGACtgttataaaatttgatattaaccTTATGAGATCTAGTGATGAATCATTTAATCCTTATTAATTGTAGCTATGGAAAGCCGGAGCTGCCTTCAGTTTAACTTGACTATTCCAATAAAAGAGTTACTGTACTCGCCAATGCATTAAGCTTAAAGCCTTTTAGCTCAACTaatcggagaataggggggctattctactcgccccggcttcggcgtcggcgtcaggGTGAGCTTACTTGGTTAAAGTTCTTCGACAACCTTTCTTTAACTTCTCATTAACATTGTTAAGCATGCAGACAAATTATGTGCAGGAACTGGGCcgattatacccaaggtcaaggtcaccaaggtgttatacttataTTTAAGGTAAAagattttcggcaacctttgttttactgtcatatctttgttactattacttatatcttactgtaacttcacacaaacattgtccagcatacaaaaaggtatgtgcaggggctggaaTCATTatatataaggtcaaggtcacccaggtgttatactttggttattttcaAGGTTAAAATTGTTcaacaacctttgtttttctgtcatatctttgttactattgcttataattatcgtactgtaacttcacataaaaattgtccagcatacaaaatTGTATGTGCAGGGGCtttgcccattatacccaaggtcaaggctACCtatgtgttatacttaggttattgttaatgttaaagttttttggaaaCCTTTGTAtctctgtcatatctttgttactattgcttgtatcttactatttaagttcacataaacattgttcagcatacatacaaagtatgtgcaggggctgggcccattatagcCATGGTCAATGTCACCaaattgttatacttggaattattttcatattaattttttttgaaagcttcgtttaAGGAcgtatctttggtactttaaagataatgacttgaaattaaagatatttctttataatcatcatctgcatgtgtggttacaatccccataaccctgatttgtatttttgaccaaattaagcccctttcatacttatttttttttacaaacttcgttttctggacataaatttTACATCTCTGAGTAGAGGGGTCTTTTTATGTCTTGGTGTATCTTGCTTTTAAAGAAGAGTtctcttattgagacattaattcattttactgtcaaatcgccgaatagtggatcGCGCTGTTTTAcgggcagctcttgtttttcatctTCTGTATATCTATTTATTAAAATAAGTATTGTCCCTGTTTTCATCAAACTTCAGGAGTCAGGTATCCGAACGATTAGAGTCACTTCGGTCAGTTGTTTTAAtagtgctggttaaagttttatgtaaaGCTTCTCAGTTTCAATAAATGTCTTCTAAATTACTGGCGCAGTTGTTAAAAGTCAACATACGTCACATAAGGTCTGGCCTTAGAAGAGACAGACACTTTTGGGATAAcggtatctcaaaggtcaaggtcaccagagTGAAATATTGTAAAAGTCAGGTTCAAATTTTGTGACAAGCTTTTATCACATAATATCtctcattatatatatatatatatatcctttatACCCTATTTCTAACCGCCAACCAAACTTGTTCTACCCTCTCATTCCAAAAGTTATACGCAACAATCTTACGCAACCGTCCCcacaaaaatgatattaattagCAACATATCTAgtactttttttttagttttgttataCACTCTATGCCACTATTGCCACCCCAGTTACTCtcccattttgttttcttttgttcatTTCTTACTCTTGAATCAattataacttacattttcttattataagTTTTACCCAACCCACCCCGATTCTACATCCCACTtcccattttttaatttcattttacattccTCACACTAACTTATATCCCGTACTGTTTCTTAGACTCCCTCATACGTCAACCGCCTTAGCCGACCCGATGCACCCATTCTTGCAAACTCCATCCCAGCAAACCACAATCCCACTACCAAAAGTAACgtacaatttttttatattatgtgCTTTTTTATTGTGTATTATATATACCTATCTTTATATTATGGACATTCTTTATTTTACGATGTAGAGTTGCTATAATTATATAATGTAGATCAGAGATTATAAAAGGTAGAATTATTATCATTTGGTGTATTTTGTATGTGATATTATGCAGAGGGTCATAATATTTTATACACACATACTGTAATATAACATCTACAGCTTATGATAAACAATGTACAACAAACGATGAGATACGCCGACATAATTCTGTAACGAAAGGACACCATTCGAGGAAAATATACGTCTTATTCCGTTAAAAGATACTATAGCGCGAAGGGCCTCCGCGTATTGTCACATGTTGAAAATTCAAAACTTTGTCAACTTTCCTCATATGTATTATCGTTATCAAGAAATCAGAACTGGACATGCTCATTCTAGAAGATGATATTACTTGTGAAAAAAGCTAAAAAGCTTAAACATCACTGAGACCATCTCATTTTCAGGTTATTGTCCAAGCTATGCACACGAATGTGCCAACTCTCGATGTATAGATGAAGACCTTGCATGTAATGGCTATGACTCGTGCGGGGATGGTTCTGGTTGTGACCTTAGCACGGGTACAATCGTCGGTATAGTGATAGGAAGTCTTACTGGGTTTGCTTTAATTGTCAGTGTAATCGTCTGCTGTATCTGTTGCAAGAGGCGTAGTGGACAAACTCCCGGAATGGTGCAGGTAAAGTTGGGTTTTTTTA from Mercenaria mercenaria strain notata chromosome 11, MADL_Memer_1, whole genome shotgun sequence includes the following:
- the LOC123531802 gene encoding uncharacterized protein LOC123531802, with translation MESTVVNFTRAIKQKGILSIIGILLFALNGACDGYDMENYCGKEFSFILKDEYQIKLELNDMYIYDNTDDYTYPRRGYCETKFEAWYSTYSNLMFYFEDLDLDCDKGHLEFYTDDSGYIRVPGLERDICGYDKPQGVFTVDKRYIRIKYVPKSSQYISDIFSIIITIYGDGYCPSYAHECANSRCIDEDLACNGYDSCGDGSGCDLSTGTIVGIVIGSLTGFALIVSVIVCCICCKRRSGQTPGMVQNTANPAVTYSTPNQHTYSQPMYGVNQGSPYNPSQSPYPLATAPNLQPTAPNLPDYSHPMNDVSQGTHYPTNQAYYPSVSQTSETNQQPVDGKQYSVPPPRYSEIVNSEQGIN
- the LOC123530961 gene encoding uncharacterized protein LOC123530961, with translation MVYCIYRRRHECKKVLNLDSHQEGIQNTVVRHDDFLSRDQTSYPLSQDTSAQDQGLYTVSSTAVTETDSEIMTQTNQEDLLPSYTALFGDNPVENRQYHNTLSGRNLTNGQEEENENTTQPPSYTKLFGNNPVGRQYHETLNERIQSSMNNATREQQNFPANSQEEQNEDSTQSPLHTEISRNITLGVNNMERPARAVLETPI